Part of the Devosia sp. SL43 genome, CGGATTGTTCCGCAGGCAGACCATGCGGTCGCCCAGCACGGGCTCATGGAACGGCAGGCCCTTCAGCTCACGCAGCCGGTCATTGTATTGCAGCCGCGTCTTGTTGCGGCCCACCAGTACCTGGTCGGCTTCCAGCACCGCATTTCGATCGACATCCTCCCGCCCGACCACGATGGACTCGCCATAGCGGCCGCGCTCGATGAAGCCGCCTTCGCGCACCTGCATGGAGAGGTGGATGATGGGATTGTCCGCCGCCTGCCGGTGGATTTCGGTCAGCATGATGTCGGGCTCGTCGGCGGTGAAGAAGCCTGCCCCCTGAACGGGCGGCAGCTGGAACGGATCGCCGAGGACCAGCACCTTGGTACCGAAACTCAGCAGGTCCTTGCCGAGTTGCTCGTCGACCATCGAAACTTCGTCGATGACGATGAGATCGGCATCGGCAGCCGGGCTTTCGTCGTCGAGCACGAAGCGCGGCTCGCCTTCCTTTTCGCTGACCAGCGTATAGATCAGGCTGTGGATGGTCTGCGCGCCCTTGCAGCCGCGCTTGCGCATGACCAAAGCCGCCTTGCCGGTGAAGGCGGCGTATTTGACGCTCTTCACATCCTGCGCCAAGTGCACCGCGAGCGTCGACTTGCCAGTCCCCGCCCAGCCGAACAGGCGGAAGACCTGCGGGCCGTCCTTGTCCTTGAGCCATTTGGACACGGCGATGAGCGCCTCGTCCTGCTGGGGCGACCAGACCGGCATCAGATGATCGAAGTCTTTACGGTACCGACGCCGGCAATCGAGCCTTCGAGCACATCGCCCTTGACCACGGCGCCAACCCCGGCCGGGGTGCCGGTCATGATCAAATCACCGGCGCGCAACGTGACGAACTGGCTGAGATGGGCGATGGCCTCGCTGACGCTCCAGATCTGGTCGCCGAGGTCGCCGGTCTGCCGCACCGCGCCGTTGACCGAAAGGCTGATCGCCCCCTTGGCCGGGTGGCCGATCGTGCTTGCCGGTTCGATCGTGCCGATTGGCGCCGAAAGGTCAAAACCCTTGGCCATTTCCCATGGGCGCCCCGCCTTCTTGGCCAGTGCCTGGAGGTCGCGCCGGGTCATGTCGAGCCCGGCGGCATAGCCATAGACGTGGTCCAGCGCCTGCTCGACGGGAATATCAGCCCCGTCTTTGCCGATGGCCACGACCAGCTCGATCTCGTGATGGAAATCCGCGGTCTTGGGCGGATAGGGGATGGCCGCGCCGCCAACCACCACCGCATCGGCTGGCTTGGCAAAGAAGAACGGCGGGTCGCGCGTGTCGTTGCCCATCTCGACGATGTGCTCGGCGTAATTGCGGCCCACGCAATAGACCCGGCGCACGGCAAAGAGGCCACCACGGGCGATCGGCACGGACACGGGGGCATGCGGCTCGAACAGGAAATCAGCCACGCTTGAAGTCTTCCACATAGGAGGAGAGGAGATCGCTATCGATAGGCCCGAGCCGATCGTTGGCGGTAAAGGTCTGGTGCCAATAAGGGTAGAGCAGCGGTGGCCGGCTGACGGCATCGAGCCGCACACGCTCGTCCGGCGTCAGCTTGAGATCGGCCGACGCGATATTGTCCTGGAACTGCGCCTCATTGCGCCCGCCGATGATGACCGAGGTCACGCCCGGCCGGCCGAGGGCCCAGGCCAGCGCCACCTGGGCACCGGACACGCCATGCGCATCGGCGATCCCCACGACGACATCGACAATGTCATAGAGCCTTTCCCAATCATAAACCGGCGGCTCGCGGTGACCACCGACATGGCGGCCCGACTTCGGCCCGCCATCGCGCCGATACTTGCCCGACAGAAGCCCACCGGCCAGCGGCGACCAGATCAGGATGCCCAGCCCCTGATCCTGCGAAATCGGCACCAGCTCATACTCGGCTTCGCGCGAATGCAGCGTGTAGTGGATCTGCTGGCTGACGAAGCGTTCGCCATGCCGCGCCCCAGCAGCGGCCAGCGCCTTGCTGATATGCCAGCCCGAATAGTTGGAGCAGCCGATATAGCGGACCTTACCGGATTTCACGAGCGTATCGAGCGCCTCCATCGTCTCTTCGATGGGCGTCATGCCGTCCCATTCGTGCACCTGGTAGAGGTCGATGACATCGGTCTTGAGGCGACGCAGGCTGGCTTCGACCTCGGCAATGATGTGATGCCGCGACAGGCCGATCTGGTTGGGGCCGTCGCCCATTTTGAAGCGCACTTTGGTGGCGATCAGCGCCTTCTGGCGCCGCCCGCTTTCGCCCAGCGCCACCCCGATCATCTCTTCTGACACGCCGGCATTGTAGACATTGGCCGTGTCGAGCAGGTTGATCCCGGCATCGAGGCACAGGTCGATCTGGCGGTTGGCA contains:
- a CDS encoding ATP-dependent DNA helicase is translated as MPVWSPQQDEALIAVSKWLKDKDGPQVFRLFGWAGTGKSTLAVHLAQDVKSVKYAAFTGKAALVMRKRGCKGAQTIHSLIYTLVSEKEGEPRFVLDDESPAADADLIVIDEVSMVDEQLGKDLLSFGTKVLVLGDPFQLPPVQGAGFFTADEPDIMLTEIHRQAADNPIIHLSMQVREGGFIERGRYGESIVVGREDVDRNAVLEADQVLVGRNKTRLQYNDRLRELKGLPFHEPVLGDRMVCLRNNPRKKLLNGQIWIVTEATRRTNGKWSLLLADDEGKGETRVLTHKAFLSGEEDGMSWPERRQFDEFTFGYCLTVHKAQGSQWDNVYLFDESFVFREERARWLYTGITRAAEKITVVS
- a CDS encoding fumarylacetoacetate hydrolase family protein, producing MADFLFEPHAPVSVPIARGGLFAVRRVYCVGRNYAEHIVEMGNDTRDPPFFFAKPADAVVVGGAAIPYPPKTADFHHEIELVVAIGKDGADIPVEQALDHVYGYAAGLDMTRRDLQALAKKAGRPWEMAKGFDLSAPIGTIEPASTIGHPAKGAISLSVNGAVRQTGDLGDQIWSVSEAIAHLSQFVTLRAGDLIMTGTPAGVGAVVKGDVLEGSIAGVGTVKTSII
- a CDS encoding aldo/keto reductase, encoding MEYRYLGRSGLKVSVLTMGTMTFGGSEKVGHTEQADANRQIDLCLDAGINLLDTANVYNAGVSEEMIGVALGESGRRQKALIATKVRFKMGDGPNQIGLSRHHIIAEVEASLRRLKTDVIDLYQVHEWDGMTPIEETMEALDTLVKSGKVRYIGCSNYSGWHISKALAAAGARHGERFVSQQIHYTLHSREAEYELVPISQDQGLGILIWSPLAGGLLSGKYRRDGGPKSGRHVGGHREPPVYDWERLYDIVDVVVGIADAHGVSGAQVALAWALGRPGVTSVIIGGRNEAQFQDNIASADLKLTPDERVRLDAVSRPPLLYPYWHQTFTANDRLGPIDSDLLSSYVEDFKRG